Proteins encoded in a region of the Streptomyces sp. PCS3-D2 genome:
- the hemW gene encoding radical SAM family heme chaperone HemW: MPSALPDGEPMPEDGSLPSHALAGAGERPLGFYLHVPYCATRCGYCDFNTYTATELRGTGGVLASRENYAATLIDEVRLARKVLGDDPRSVRTVFVGGGTPTLLPAGDLVQMLAAIRDEFGLADDAEITTEANPESVDPAYLAELRAGGFNRISFGMQSAKQHVLKVLDRTHTPGRPEACVAEARAAGFEHVNLDLIYGTPGETDQDWRDSLAAALGAGPDHVSAYALIVEEGTQLARRIRRGEVPMTDDDVHADRYLIADEVMAQAGYSWYEVSNWATSDAGRCLHNELYWRGADWWGAGPGAHSHVGGVRWWNVKHPGAYAAALAEGRSPGAGRELLSAEDRRVERILLELRLVDGVPLSLLAPAGLAASRKALADELLEPGPYEAGRAVLTLRGRLLADAVVRDLVD; encoded by the coding sequence ATGCCTTCCGCACTCCCCGACGGTGAACCCATGCCCGAAGACGGCTCGCTGCCGTCGCACGCCCTGGCGGGCGCGGGGGAGCGGCCGCTCGGGTTCTACCTGCACGTCCCGTACTGCGCCACACGCTGCGGGTACTGCGACTTCAACACCTACACGGCGACCGAGCTACGGGGCACGGGAGGCGTGCTCGCCTCCCGCGAGAACTACGCCGCCACCCTGATCGACGAGGTCCGGCTCGCACGGAAGGTGCTCGGCGACGACCCGAGGTCCGTCCGCACCGTCTTCGTCGGCGGCGGCACGCCGACGCTGCTGCCCGCCGGGGACCTCGTACAGATGCTCGCGGCGATCCGGGACGAGTTCGGCCTGGCCGACGACGCCGAGATCACCACGGAGGCCAATCCGGAGTCCGTGGACCCGGCCTACCTGGCGGAGCTGCGGGCCGGCGGCTTCAACCGGATCTCGTTCGGCATGCAGAGCGCCAAGCAGCACGTCCTGAAGGTCCTGGACCGCACCCACACACCCGGGCGCCCCGAGGCGTGCGTGGCGGAGGCCCGCGCGGCGGGCTTCGAGCACGTCAACCTCGACCTGATCTACGGCACCCCGGGCGAGACGGACCAGGACTGGCGCGACTCCCTCGCCGCCGCCCTCGGGGCCGGCCCGGACCACGTCAGTGCCTACGCGCTGATCGTCGAGGAGGGCACCCAGCTGGCCCGCCGGATCCGCCGCGGTGAGGTCCCCATGACGGACGACGACGTCCACGCCGACCGCTACCTGATCGCCGACGAGGTCATGGCCCAGGCGGGGTACTCCTGGTACGAGGTGTCGAACTGGGCCACCTCGGACGCCGGGCGCTGCCTGCACAACGAGCTGTACTGGCGCGGCGCCGACTGGTGGGGCGCCGGACCGGGGGCGCACTCGCATGTGGGCGGGGTGCGCTGGTGGAACGTCAAGCACCCCGGTGCCTACGCCGCCGCCCTCGCCGAGGGGCGCTCCCCGGGGGCGGGGCGCGAGCTGCTCTCGGCGGAGGACCGCCGCGTGGAGCGGATCCTGCTGGAGCTGCGCCTCGTGGACGGCGTCCCGCTGTCCCTGCTCGCCCCGGCCGGTCTGGCCGCTTCCCGCAAGGCCCTCGCCGACGAGCTGCTGGAGCCGGGCCCCTACGAGGCCGGGCGGGCTGTGCTGACCCTGCGTGGGCGGCTGCTGGCCGATGCGGTGGTGCGGGACCTGGTGGACTGA
- a CDS encoding DUF3097 domain-containing protein, which translates to MREYSPDLTPQWKRPKAVPEVAADPDLVVEVAGTDFCGAVVACEAGTVTLEDRFGKRRVFPMEPRAFLLDGAVVTLVRPSRGPSAPARTASGSIAVPGARARVARAGRIYVEGRHDAELVERVWGDDLRIEGVVVEYLEGVDDLPAVVAEFGPAPDARLGVLVDHLVPGSKESRIAAAVAATSPDVLVVGHPYVDVWQAVKPSALGIAAWPVVPRGQDWKTGVCRALGWPENTGAAWQHILSRVGSYKDLEPTLLGRVEELIDFVTGDGGA; encoded by the coding sequence ATGCGCGAGTACTCCCCCGACCTGACCCCGCAGTGGAAGCGCCCCAAGGCCGTCCCGGAGGTCGCCGCGGACCCGGACCTGGTCGTCGAGGTGGCGGGTACGGACTTCTGCGGCGCGGTGGTGGCCTGCGAGGCGGGGACGGTGACCCTGGAGGACCGGTTCGGCAAGCGCCGGGTGTTCCCCATGGAGCCGCGGGCCTTCCTGCTGGACGGCGCGGTGGTCACCCTGGTCCGCCCGTCGCGGGGCCCGTCGGCGCCGGCCCGGACGGCATCGGGGTCGATCGCCGTCCCCGGCGCGCGGGCGCGGGTGGCCCGAGCGGGCCGGATCTACGTGGAGGGCCGCCACGACGCCGAGCTGGTGGAGCGGGTCTGGGGCGACGACCTGCGCATCGAGGGCGTCGTGGTCGAATACCTGGAGGGCGTCGACGACCTCCCCGCGGTGGTCGCGGAGTTCGGTCCGGCGCCGGACGCCCGGCTGGGGGTGCTGGTGGACCACCTGGTGCCGGGCTCGAAGGAGTCCCGTATCGCCGCCGCGGTCGCCGCCACCTCGCCCGACGTGCTGGTGGTCGGCCATCCGTACGTGGACGTCTGGCAGGCCGTGAAGCCCTCCGCGCTGGGCATCGCCGCATGGCCGGTGGTCCCGCGCGGCCAGGACTGGAAGACGGGCGTCTGCCGCGCCCTGGGCTGGCCGGAGAACACCGGGGCCGCCTGGCAGCACATCCTGTCCCGGGTGGGCTCCTACAAGGACCTGGAGCCGACCCTGCTGGGCCGCGTGGAGGAGCTCATCGACTTCGTCACGGGTGACGGCGGGGCCTGA
- a CDS encoding MBL fold metallo-hydrolase, which produces MDVHWEEAGWERLTARTGRRRLPVWDCTVGLVVGDGSVLLVDPGSCVREGTEVRAEAERLTGRSVTHIAFTHGHFDHVLGASAFPGAQVFGAVGLAALLATGREELRRDAVRHGLAQAEASEAVDRLVLPDHQVSGEWTLDLGGVQVLLANVGPGHTGHDLAVFVAGDRETVFCGDLVEESGEPVAGPDAVPRQWPAALDRLLALGGEDALYVPGHGAVVDARFVRAQRATLAARSGVS; this is translated from the coding sequence ATGGACGTGCATTGGGAAGAGGCGGGCTGGGAACGGCTCACCGCAAGGACCGGCCGGCGGCGTCTGCCGGTGTGGGACTGCACGGTGGGACTGGTGGTGGGGGACGGGTCCGTCCTCCTCGTCGACCCCGGATCGTGCGTGCGCGAGGGCACCGAGGTGCGGGCCGAGGCCGAGCGGCTGACGGGCCGGAGCGTGACCCATATCGCATTCACGCACGGTCATTTCGATCACGTCCTGGGCGCGTCCGCCTTCCCCGGGGCCCAGGTCTTCGGCGCGGTCGGGCTGGCCGCGCTGCTCGCCACGGGCCGCGAGGAGCTGCGCCGGGACGCGGTGCGGCACGGGCTCGCGCAGGCGGAGGCGAGCGAGGCGGTGGACCGCCTGGTGCTGCCCGACCACCAGGTGTCGGGCGAGTGGACCCTGGACCTGGGCGGGGTGCAGGTGCTGCTGGCCAACGTGGGGCCCGGGCACACCGGACACGACCTGGCCGTCTTCGTCGCGGGTGACCGCGAGACCGTGTTCTGCGGGGACCTGGTCGAGGAATCGGGCGAGCCGGTGGCCGGCCCGGACGCCGTGCCGCGGCAGTGGCCCGCGGCACTGGACCGGCTCCTGGCGCTGGGCGGCGAGGACGCACTGTACGTACCCGGTCACGGAGCAGTGGTCGACGCGCGGTTCGTGCGTGCGCAACGCGCCACACTGGCGGCCCGTTCCGGCGTGTCGTAG
- the hrcA gene encoding heat-inducible transcriptional repressor HrcA yields the protein MLSERRLEVLRAIVQDYVGTEEPVGSKALTERHRLGVSPATVRNDMAVLEEEGYIAQPHTSAGRIPTDKGYRLFVDKLAGVKPLSTPERRAIQNFLDGAVDLDDVVGRTVRLLAQLTRQVAVVQYPSLTRSTVRHVELLSLAPARLMLVLITDTGRVEQRLVDCPSPFGEASLADLRARLNSRVVGRRFTDVPPLVQDLPESFEAEDRGTVSTVLSTLLETLVEEAEERLMIGGTANLTRFGHDFPLTIRPVLEALEEQVVLLKLLGEANESGMAVRIGHENAYEGLNSTSVVSVGYGSGGETVAKLGVVGPTRMDYPGTMGAVRAVARYVGQILAES from the coding sequence ATGCTCAGCGAACGCAGACTCGAAGTGCTGCGCGCCATCGTCCAGGACTACGTCGGGACGGAGGAGCCGGTCGGCTCCAAGGCGCTCACCGAGCGGCACCGGCTCGGCGTCTCGCCCGCCACCGTGCGCAACGACATGGCGGTGCTGGAGGAAGAGGGCTACATCGCCCAGCCCCACACCAGCGCCGGCCGGATCCCCACCGACAAGGGCTACCGCCTCTTCGTCGACAAGCTCGCGGGGGTCAAGCCGCTGTCGACGCCCGAGCGCCGCGCCATCCAGAACTTCCTCGACGGGGCCGTCGACCTCGACGACGTCGTCGGCCGTACGGTGCGTCTGCTCGCGCAGCTCACCCGTCAGGTCGCGGTCGTGCAGTACCCCAGCCTGACCCGGTCGACCGTCCGGCACGTGGAGCTGCTCTCGCTCGCCCCCGCGCGGCTGATGCTCGTACTGATCACGGACACCGGGCGCGTCGAGCAGCGGCTCGTCGACTGCCCGAGCCCTTTCGGCGAGGCCTCGCTGGCCGACCTGCGGGCCCGGCTCAACAGCCGGGTCGTCGGCCGGCGCTTCACCGATGTCCCCCCGCTCGTCCAGGACCTCCCCGAGTCCTTCGAGGCCGAGGACCGGGGCACGGTGTCCACCGTGCTCTCGACGCTCCTCGAAACCCTGGTCGAGGAGGCGGAGGAGCGGCTGATGATCGGCGGTACCGCCAATCTCACCCGCTTCGGACACGATTTCCCCCTGACGATCAGGCCGGTGCTGGAGGCGCTGGAGGAGCAGGTCGTGCTCCTCAAGCTCCTCGGCGAGGCCAACGAGTCGGGAATGGCCGTAAGGATCGGGCACGAGAACGCCTACGAGGGGCTCAACTCCACGTCGGTCGTCTCGGTCGGTTACGGTTCGGGCGGCGAAACCGTCGCCAAACTCGGCGTGGTCGGACCGACCCGCATGGACTACCCCGGAACGATGGGAGCGGTACGCGCAGTGGCACGTTACGTCGGACAGATCCTGGCGGAGTCGTAA
- the dnaJ gene encoding molecular chaperone DnaJ — MATDYYAVLGVRRDASQDEIKKAFRRLARELHPDVNPDPKTQERFKEINAAYEVLSDPQKKQVYDLGGDPLSSSGGGGAGGFGAGGFGNFSDIMDAFFGQASQRGPRSRTRRGQDAMIRLDLELDEAAFGTTKDIQVDTAVVCTTCSGEGAAPGTSAQTCDMCRGRGEVSQVTRSFLGQVMTSRPCPQCQGFGTVVPTPCHECAGDGRIRSRRSLTVKIPAGVENGTRIQLAGEGEVGPGGGPAGDLYVEIHELAHPTFQRRGDDLHCTVTIPMTAAALGTKCPLETLDGLEEIDIRPGTGSGQAIPLHGRGVTHLRGGGRGDLIVHVEVTTPTKLDAQQEELLRQLAKLRGEERPMGQFAPGQQGLFSRLKDAFNGR; from the coding sequence GTGGCCACGGACTACTACGCCGTTCTCGGCGTGCGCCGCGACGCATCGCAGGACGAGATCAAGAAGGCCTTCCGGCGCCTCGCGCGTGAACTCCACCCGGATGTGAATCCGGACCCGAAGACGCAGGAGCGCTTCAAGGAGATCAACGCGGCCTACGAGGTGCTGTCGGACCCGCAGAAGAAGCAGGTCTACGACCTCGGCGGCGACCCGCTGTCCTCCTCGGGCGGCGGCGGGGCCGGCGGATTCGGGGCGGGCGGCTTCGGCAACTTCTCCGACATCATGGACGCCTTCTTCGGCCAGGCCTCGCAGCGCGGACCGCGCTCGCGGACCCGGCGCGGCCAGGACGCCATGATCCGCCTCGACCTGGAGCTGGACGAGGCGGCCTTCGGGACGACCAAGGACATCCAGGTCGACACGGCCGTCGTCTGCACCACCTGCTCCGGTGAGGGCGCGGCCCCCGGGACCTCGGCGCAGACCTGCGACATGTGCCGTGGACGCGGTGAGGTCTCCCAGGTCACCCGGTCCTTCCTGGGCCAGGTCATGACCTCGCGCCCCTGCCCCCAGTGCCAGGGCTTCGGCACCGTCGTCCCGACCCCGTGCCACGAGTGCGCGGGCGACGGCCGGATCCGCTCCCGCCGCAGCCTCACGGTCAAGATCCCGGCCGGTGTGGAGAACGGCACCCGGATCCAGCTCGCGGGCGAGGGCGAGGTCGGCCCCGGCGGCGGCCCCGCCGGCGACCTGTACGTGGAGATCCACGAACTGGCGCACCCGACCTTCCAGCGGCGCGGGGACGACCTGCACTGCACCGTCACCATCCCGATGACGGCGGCCGCGCTCGGCACCAAATGTCCGCTGGAGACGTTGGACGGCCTGGAGGAGATCGACATCCGGCCCGGCACCGGGTCCGGCCAGGCGATCCCGCTGCACGGGCGCGGCGTCACCCACCTGCGCGGCGGCGGGCGCGGAGACCTGATCGTCCACGTCGAGGTCACCACCCCGACCAAGCTGGACGCCCAGCAGGAGGAACTGCTGCGCCAGCTGGCGAAGCTGCGCGGTGAGGAGCGGCCCATGGGCCAGTTCGCGCCGGGCCAGCAGGGCCTCTTCAGCCGTCTGAAGGATGCTTTCAACGGTCGCTGA